GCACCGCCCGAACACAAGTAAACTCTGCGCGGAAATGCGCAACTTTCCCCGTGACGAACAAGGTTTTGACAAGTCACCGTGCAATTGTAAAAGGCTTCCCCAGCCGGTGCTGTCCACGCCGGACATCCCTACCCGCCGGCCCGCAACCTGTCACCTCACACCATGTGCGCTGCTCCCCGTCCCCTGATCGTCGTCGTCGAAGATGAAAAAGAGCTCTGCTCGCTGATCTGCCAGCACCTCGAAGACGCGGGCATGCAAACCCAGCCCTACGACCGCGCCACCCCCGCGCTGCGCTTCCTCGAGCGCAACTTCGCCAACCTGCTCCTCCTCGATCTCAATCTGCCCGACACGACCGGCTTCGATCTGCTCTCCACGCTCAAGCAGCACGACATCCACGTCCCCACGATTTTCCTCACCGGCAGCGCCGCCGAAGCCGACAAGGTCAAAGGCCTCAACATGGGCGGCGACGACTACGTCACCAAGCCTTTCAGCTACGCCGAACTCGTCGCACGCATCAACGCCGTGCTCCGCCGCGCGGAATCGAAGACCGACTTCAACCTCACCAAGAACGTCAAGACGGTCGACCAGCCCTTCGAGTTCCTCGGCGCCAAGGTCCACCCCGACCGCCTCGAAATCGAATTCCCCAACAACGTCGCGCACAAGATCGGCCGCAAGGAACTCGGCATCCTCGCCTACCTCAACACGCACCGCCACGTCGTCATCACGCGCAAGGAGCTGATCCACTCCGTGTGGGGCATCCACGCCGACGTCCGCAGCCGCTCCCTCGACCAATACATCGTGAAAGTCCGCGCCGCCTTCGCGAAAAACGGCCTGACACTCGACAGCTTCAAGACCGTCCACGGCATCGGCTACATCTTCGAGCCACCGGCCGCTTGAGGCGCGCACGCGCTTCACGCAAGTTGAAGTTGGAAGTTGAAGTTCAAGTATGGCCGGTCTCCGACCGGCCTTTTTCATGCGCGAGCTTGGCGTGCGAATCTGCCACCGCCGCGCTAGGCCGCCTGTTTTCACCACGGATTGCACGGATATTCACGGATGGAAGCATACAGTTCGCGCCTCGCGGTGAAATCATGTGCCGCGCCGGCCGACGCCCACGAACCGAACGGACGCCGCAAGATCGCGCCCCATCACACGCAACGTGATCCGTGCCATCCGTGTTATCCGTGGTTAAACACAACGTCCGTTCGCGGCACGCGCTGAACTCGCGATTCGACACACACCGACTTCAGCCGCCCCTCAGAACAACTCCTGCTGTCCCGTGTAGCGCTTCTGCGCTTCCGCCAGCGTCGAGCGCATTTCCATCGATTCGAGCAGCGGAAGCAGCTTCGCGGTGTCTGGCTCGCCCGGCTCCACCCACGGCATCGGCGAACTCGTGCGCAGCGTCGTCAGCTTCAGATTCCGCCGCAAATCCTCCGCGCGCGCCGCGACTTGCTCGCGGAACCGTTCCGGCTTCAGCGTCGTCGCCGCCGCGATCAGTCCTTCAAGCGAGCCGTGCTCCTCCAGCCACTTCGTCGCCGTCTTCGGTCCGCAGCCGTCGATGCCAGGAATGTTGTCCGACACGTCGCCGACGATCGCGAGATACTCCGCGATCTTCGCCGGCGGCACGCCGAACTTCTCCACCACCCCGGCCGCGTCGAGCACGCGCCAGCCGAGCTTCGGGTTCGCCGTCGGCGGAGGCAGCAGGATCTTGATCCGCTCGTTCACGCACTGCGCGAAATCCTTGTCGGCGCTCACGATCAACACCTCGTGCCCGGCCGCCGCCAGCACGTGCGCCTGCGACGCCAGCAAGTCGTCCGACTCCACGCCGTCGAGTTCGATGCCGACCAAGCCCATCGCGCGCGTGATCTCCTTGATCACCGGAATCTGCCTCTCGAGCGGCTCCGGCGTCTCCTTGCGGTGCGCCTTGTATTCCGGATGCAGCGCCAGCCGGTCCTGCGCGCCGCCGAGATCGAAGAAACACAGCGTGAAGTCCGGCTTCTCCTGATCCTGCAGGCGCCAGATGCTCTTCACCCAGCCGTGCAACGCGCCCGTCGGAAACCCGTCCGCACGTGTCAGCTCCGGCATCCCGTAGAACGCGCGGAATGCGAGGTTGTAGCCATCCAGCAGCAGCCATTTCGCCATGCGACAACTGCTGTCGGCGTCGCCCGGTAAATTCAAGAGGTATCCACCGCGCGCGCTCTGAGCGGCATCCCTCACTCGGTTATCAATTTTCCGCAAAAAAACGACGGCGGAAACCAAGCACTGGCGGAGATTTCAAATCCGGCTGTCTTGCTTCACGTCACACGCCATCACGGCAGTCCGTGCCTGGTGCGTGATCGGTCACCTCCCGTTCTTTTCGGCTCCGCCGAAACAACCAAAACCCACGCGCGCGCGGCGACACGGCTTCGCGCGCCAAAACTGAGATACCGACCATGCATCCATCGATACCATCCTCCGATCAAAACGTCCCGGCCTCCGCATCACCCGCTCCGCAGCCAACCGGTGAGCCGGCCTTCCCGTCCCGCCGCGACTCGCTGCGTCTCATGGGCGCTGGCGCCGCGCTCCTCGGGCTGACGGCCTTCGGCAACCGCGCCGCCGCCGCCGGTCCGGCCGGCGGTTCGCTCCTCGAGTTCGCCGCGACCGCGCTCACCATGGCGAGTATGCGCGCGCTCAGCCCCACCGGTTGGGATGACGGCGCCATTGTGGTGCTCGAAGGCTATTTCTTCCGTGGCGACGGTGGCGGCGGACTCTTCGCGTGGCACGCCACTGACACCACCACCGACAATTCCGGGACGATCATACAACTCAACGGCCAATCGACCGGCCGGCTCTGGCGCATCGGGCCCGGCACAACCTACAACGAAATCTCCACGACGCTCGACGTGCGCTGGTTCGGGGCCATCCCCGACTACGCCTCGAACGTCACTCCCTACCTCGCCGCCGCCGCGGCCGCATTGCCGACCAATGGATTCGGCACGCTCTACTTCCCTGCCGGCGTCTATGTTTTCGGCAGCAAACTCGCCCTCGCCGCCAACGCTCCCGGCAACCTCACGCTGAAAGGCGACGGTCCGTCCTCGACGATCTTCTACAACGTCATGTCGAACTCCGGCATGATCGAGATCGCCGGCAACACCGGCCTGCATGACATCGGCTTCATCAACGGCAACGGCTCGCCGAACGCCAACGACTGCGTCTTCCTCCGCGACGGCAATCTCCGCGCCACCAACCTGCACTTCAGCGCCTTCACCAACGACGCGTGCCTGCATCTGCGCAACGGCTTCGCCCAGATCAGCGGCGTCGTCACCACCAACCTCGACGGCTGCCAGCTGCTCGTCGAGAGTTGCGGCGGCCGCGTGAGCAACTGCTTCTTCAGCGCCGGCAACGGCGCCGGCAAGACCGTCCGCCCCTGCTGCATCGTGCAGGCCAACCCGAGCGGCGGCGCGCAGACCTCGCTGCACATCGACAGTTGCAGCTTCAAGGGTCAGGGGCCGTTCCCGACCTACGACGGCGGAGGCACCGCCTCCACCATCGTCCTGTCTTCCCGCTACGGTCCGGTCCACGAAGGTCTCATCACCAACGTATTCATCGACACCACCTCGAGCATCGGCACCCAACAGGACACCATCGGACTCCTCGCCGAAGGACGCAGCAACGGCTCCTCGGACGTCTCCGGCTGGACCGTCAGCAACTTCTACGTCAACGGCTGTCAGGACGCGATTCGCCTCCACGGCCGTGACCTCGGCTCCGGCAAGAACGTCTCGTCGTTCACCATCTCGAACATCTACTCCGTCGGCGGCAACGTCGGCACGACCACCGGCGTGCACGCCAACTTCATCGACTGCTGCGCCGTCACACTGACGGGACTGCATTGCGCGGACGGCTCGGGCCTGACCGACGCGGTCCACATCTACTGCCTCGAAAACAACTACTGCGACACGTTCACCATCTCGGGCGTGACTTCCGGCGCGCCCGCGTATCCGCCCAACCGCACGGTGGTCGTCTGCCACGGCAACGTCCGCAATGTCTTCAGCATTCACCACGCCGCGAATTCCGGCACGCCTTACGGCGTGCAAGGCGGCGCGAGTAAGGGCAACGGCCTCCTCTTCCTCTGGCCCAACGGCAGCGGCGGCCTGAATTGCTCCGGCTCGCTCGCCCAAAACGTCTGATCCGCGCGCGCCCCGCGCTCGCACACGCCGGACCGGACTTCGCCGCGCACACGATTACCGACGCGCTCGAAACCGGTCCGGCCCCGCACGGGCTGGCGTTACTTCTTCGCCTCGCGGCCGGCGGCGCCGGCGGGCGTGACGATGGTCGGGTTCTGGAAAATCGTCCCGACCGGCGCGCCGCGCACGGCTTGCTTCTTCAACGAGCCGCCGGGGCTGACCAGATTCGCCGTCACGAAGATGAGCAGATTGCGCTTCTGCGCGCTCTCGCCGTTGCTGCGGAACAGTCGCCCGAGCACCGGCAGGTTGCCGATCACCGGCACCTTGTCGTTCGTCTTGCGCGTGTCCTCGCGCGTGAGCCCGCCCATGACGAGCGTCGCGCCGTCCCAGATCGTCACCTTGGTCGTCAACTCGCGCACGGCGAAGATCGGCTGATAAAAACCCGACGGCACCGTCACGGTCGTGCTGCCCGACACCGCGACGCTCTGGCCGCCGTATTCGACGAAGCCTTCGAACTCCGTCACCTTCGGATTCAGGTCGAGGCTGATGCTGTAGTCGTCCTCTTCGACCGTCGGCGTCACCTTCAGCTCCACGCCGATGTTGCGCGTCGTGAATTCCTGCGGCGTGCCCGCCGTGATCGTCACGCCCGCCGAGCCGCCACCGCTCGCACTACCGGTGCCGACCTGACTCTGCACCTGACCATACGACTGCGGATAGCGCAGTTCCTGCGCGACCGTGATCGTCGCGGGATTGCCAGAGAGCACCGTGAGCTTCGGCGCACTGAGGAGTTCCGTGCCGCTGCGCTGGGAGAGCGCGCGGATGACGGCGTTCACATTGAATTCACCGAGGATACCGGTGATCGCGGCAAGTGCGTTCGCGCCTTTGCCTAGATTGTTCGTCCCGGGGATAGCGGGCGCGCCATTTTGAATCGGCAAGTTGATACCGTCGGTTGGCTCGCTGATGAGCGTGTCACCGTCGTCGAATACACCGTTGGCGTTGTTGTCGCGGTAGACTCCGGGAGAAGACGGTCGTGAAATCTGCCCCTGCGTTGTGCTCACACTATTAGTGAAGGCACTCTCGAGCGACCGATTGCTCGTCGTGTAGTTCGTCACGCTTGCCCCGCTGTGCTGTGTCGCCTTTTTGCCGATGTTCCAGTTAACGCCGAGTTCCTCGAGCGCGCCGTCCTGCACTTCCATGAACTTCGCCTCGATCTCGACCTGCCGCACGTCGCTGTAGCGCGCGAGGATGTTGCGGATGCGCTCCAGATTGCGGCCGGTCTGCGTCACGATCAGCTGCGAACCGTCGAACGCGAGCGTGCTGCCCGGCGTGCCTTCGAAACTCACGCCGGCGAGTTGGAGGAAATTGCGGATCGACTGTCCCTCGCCTTCCACGTTGCTCGAAGAAGACGTGGCGGCGGTCTTCGCGCCGCCCGCGAGCGGATCGCTGCCGCCGCCGCCGTTCACCTCGCCGCCGCGGCCTGTCATGCGCAGCACCGTCGAGCGCGACACGGGGAAAAACTGCGTGTCGAGCGTCGTCTGCTCGCCGCCGGAACGCACGATGACGGCGTCGGCCTGCACCTCGTATTGGTAGCCGACCGACTGCGTCACGAGGTCGAGCACGCGCTTCAACGAGAGGTTGCGCAGGTTGATGTTGTTCACGACCGGGTTCGCGCCGGTCGGGTCGAGCAACACGATGTTCACGCCCTTCGGTGCCGTGCCGCTCTGGTCGAATTCCTCGGACACGACGCTGAGCGTCGTCATCACGCGGCCGAGCTCCATGCCGCTGAAATTCACGCTTGGGAGCACGATCTTGTTCAGCTTCTCGAGCAATGGCGACGGTCCGTCGCCGAGCGCGGCGCCCGGTGGCGGCTCCTTGTAGACACCCGGGCGCTGCCACGCGCGCGCGACTTCGTTGAGCAACTGCGCGCTAGTCTGGGTGCGGTCGACGTTGCGGTCAACCGTGTCGGCGGCGATGCGGCGCATGAAATTTTCGGCGTCGGCGTTGCCCGGCTCCAACTCGAGCACGCGGGCGAAGGTCTGCGCGGCGGCGGACGGGTCGCCGGCCAGATATTGGCTGCGCCCGCGTTTGACGAGGGCCTGCACTTCGGTGTCGGGCACGGGCTCCGCAGCCGGCGCGGACGCGACCACGACCTTTTTCGCCGCCTTGCGCGGCGTGGGCGCCGGCTCGGGTGCGGGGGTCTCCGGTTGGGCGGGCTCACTCTTCGGTGCGGCAGCGGTGACCGGCTTTTTCGCCGCGGCGGCCGCGACGGCAGCGAGATGCTCGTCGCGCGCGCGGGTGATCTCCGCGCCCGCCACGTCGATCTCGGTGAGCGTGGCCTGCGTGGCGGGATTTTCCGCGAGGGAACGGCGCGCTTGCGCGAGCTTGTCGAGGGCCGCGCTGAATTGCTGGTCGGTGGCAAGCCCGCGGGCGACTCGGACGCTCTCGTGTGCGGCGGCAAGGGTTTGGTCGAGTTTCTTCTCTTCCTCGGCGGCAAGCAGTTCGGCCTCGTTCGGGGGCGTCACCACGCCGCCGCTGACCATGACTTTCGTTTCCGCCACCTGGCCGAGAGTGGCGAGCAGGCGCGTGACGGTCGCGTCGCCGGGCGTGAGTTTGGCCAGCTCCTCAAGCTTGGCGCGCGCCTCGGCGATGTTGCCGCTGTCGCGGGCGCGGAGCGCATCGGAAAGAAGGCGGATCTTGGTCTCCGAAGCGTCGGGCTTCGTGTCGGACTGGCGGGCGATGAGACCTCCGCCGGCCAGGAGGGCGACGGCGGCGAACAGGACGAGGAAACGGCGGGGCATGCGAAAATCAGGGACGGGCGGCCTCGGCGACGCCGGGCTGGGCGGTGCCGCGGAAACGTTGCGCGGTCGCGGCGGGGCTGGGCGTCTTGGCGGTCGCTTCGGGCTTCAGGACGCGCGTCTCGGGGTAAGGCAGACCGGCGGTTTGCTTGGCGACGACGACTTCCGGTGGATCGAGCTGGATGTGTTCGATGCGGAACGTCGCGTCATCCTGCTGGAACGTGTCGCCCACGTGCAGTGTGCGCGGCTTCGCCTTCGCGTCGGTCACGGCGCGGAGCACCGCCAGCGGCGTGTCGGTGAGCTTCGGGCCGCGCGTATCGAGCGTGACCTCCGCGCCCGTCCGCTCGTCGCGCAGCGTGGCCACGCCCGCGACGTCGTAGACAGGCTGCTCGGCGCCGGGGGCGAGGTTCACCTTGCGCACCTCGAACGATTTCAAGGCGAGTCCCAGCTGCTCGAAACGGCTGCCCGTGCGCGCGAGGAGCGTCTCCGGCGTCTGCTGGCTGACGAACGCCGCGACGATGTCGCCCGGCGCGCCGACGTAGCCGACCAGTTGCAGGCGGAACGGCTCGCGCTTCACCGCGAGCAGCTCGAGGCCGAACGGCAGGTTGTTTTTCTCCGCGAGATAGCTCGGCGGCGTCACGGTGAACGCCCGCGCCGTCGCGTGGTAATAGATCACCGGCGGGGTGAAGAGCTCGTAGATCCAGTCGCCGCCCGAGGACTGGGCCGCCGGCTTGCGCCACGCGGCCGGCACCGCGTCGAGCGCGGGCAACGCCGCGGTCGCATACGGTGCATCGATGAGATCCGTGCCCACGCGCTCGACCCGCAGGCGGCGCAAGGTGGGCTGCTGCTGCCACCACCACGCCGCCGAACCGAGGACGCCGGCGAGAGCCAGCAACGCGAGCGATTTTTCGAACGAGACGAAGCGGGGCAAAGTCATGACGACGGAGCGGAGGAAACCGGGAGGACATCAACACATTCCACCACCACGGCAAACTTTGAAAAATTCTGCGTCACGAGCGGCACGGGCGCGGCGGACGGCGCGGTGGCCGCGGCGACAGCGGCCGCGGAAACCTCCGCCGACGGCTCGACTTCGACCGCGCGCACGAACAACGGCAGCGGCGAAGCGGACAGCGAATTCAGGAACGCGCGCAACGCCTGCGTCTGGCCGGTGAACTCCACGCGATACAACTCGCCTTCGGCCAAACCGGGCGCCTGCAAGCGCAGCCGTGCGTCGGGCTCGAAGAAATCCGCGAGTTGTCCCGCGCTCCGCGCGCTGCCGGAAGAAGCCTCCGCACCGTTCGCGTTCGCCGCCGCGGTGCGACGGGCGGCGCGTTGCGCGTCGGTCAGCGGGCGCTCGCGCACGGCGGCAACGAGCGTGGTCGGGCGCGCTTCGAAGAGCGTCTCGAGCAGATGCTGTATGACGACCCGTTGACGATGCACAGCGCCGAGCAGATCGGATTCGGGGCCTTCGTTGGCGTAGGTCGAGAAGCCAAAACGCTCCTCGGCGCGCAGGCCGACCTGCTGGTTGACGGCGAGCGCGCGCATTTTCTCGGTGAAAGTCGCGAGGGTGAAATAGGCGTCGATCGGACGCGCGGGCGGCGTCGGCAGCCAGGCCTTGCCGGTGAGCGTGGCGCGGAGCTCGGCGACGCGCTTCGTCGCGGTCGCAACATCGGCCTCGATCGCGCGGGCGTTCTCCTCGCTCAGCGCGGGCTTTTGCCGTGCGAGCCAGTCGCGTTCCTGGCGTTTGGCCTCGAGCTGGATGGCGGCGCGCTTGGCCCGCTCGCGCGTCGTGTAGATCAACCAGCCTTGCGCCACGCACGCGACCACGCTCGCGAGGAGAATCGCGGCGAAGAGCGGGTGCTTTTTCAACGCATCCATGGCTCAGAGCGGACGCGCCGGCTCGGCGACGAGCACGACGTCGAAATGCAGGATGCCGGGCTGGCGGTTGTCGAAGCGCTCGTTCTCCACCGCCGACACATAGGGCGAGTCCACGACGCTCGTGAGGAGCTCGGTGACGCGGCGGTAGATGTCGGGACTGACGTTCGCGAGCGGGTTGGTGCGGTCGAGCATGCGACCGGAAACGGCGATGCGCAGCGGCGCGTTCGCGTCGGCGGCGCCGGAGGCAAGTTGCACGCGCTCGAGCCAGACATCCTCGACCTTGACGAAGCGGTCCTGCAGGTCCGCGAACAGCTGCTGCCAGTTTGCCCGGCGCGCGGCGATGCCTTGGAGCGCCTTCACCTGTTCCTGCAGCGCGGCGAGTTGCTCGAGATTGGCGCGGTTGCGCGCCTCGCGGGCGCGGAGCGGTGCGATCTCGGCGTCGACGGCGACGATCTTGTGTCGGAGCGCCGTTTCCCATTCGCGGTAGTAAAGCAGTGGCGCCACGAACGCGGCCGCGACCAGCACGGCCGCCACGGCGAACCACGGCTGACGGCGCCGCGTATCCTCGCGCGTGCGCAGGCGCGGCGGGAGCAAGTTGGCCGTCGGCGCGGCGCCCGCCAGTTGCTGTTGGGCGGCGCAGACCAGATCGGCGAGGTGCAGCGCGACGTCGGCCACGCCCGCGTCGGCGGCCGCGCGCTGGATTTCCACGGCGGCAAGCGGATCGAAGATTTCCACCGGCACATTGGCCCGCGCGCCGAGCAACTCCGGCAAACCGGCCGCGCGCGCCGCGCCACCGGTGAGCACGATGCGCGTGGGGCTCGCGGCGCCCGACTGGCGCTTGAAGTGCACGGCCGAGCGCGTGATTTCCTGCCCGAGCCGCGTGGCGAAGGATTCGACGGCGGGAGCGACAACGGCGGCGTTGCGGCCGGAAGTCTTCCACTCTTCGGCGTCGGCCCAGTCGCAGTCCTGGATTTCGACGAGCTGTTGCGTGACGTGTTGCCCGCCCATGGCGAGCGTGCGCGCGTGGACGCGACGGTTCTCCACCAAGAGCAGCGTCGTGGAGCGCGCGCCGAGGTTGGCGTAAAGCGTGGGCTCGGTCGCGGCGCGCGAGTCGAGCGCGGCGCGCAGCGCCAGGACGCCCGGCACGAGCACGCGCGGCTGGAGTCCGGCCGACTCGACGGCGGCACACAGGGCGTCGACCGCTTCGAGCTTCGCCGCGCAAAGCATCACATCGAGGTCGAGGTCGGATTCGCCGGTGACGACGTGGTCCCACGCCACGTCCGACATTGCGTAGGGGATGTTCTGCTGCGCCTCGAAGCGGATGACCTTCTCGCGTTTTGCGGCGTCGACGCGCGGGGTCTTGATGAATTTGGTCAGGACGAGATGACCGGGCAGCACGACCGTCACCGGGCCACGGTAGCGCAGCTGGATCGCCACCGTCCCGAGCGCGCCGAGGAGCGCATCGTGCCATTCCTCCTCGCGGCCGGAAGCGATCGAGAAGGCCTTCCAAGCAAATTGCT
This window of the Candidatus Didemnitutus sp. genome carries:
- a CDS encoding Amuc_1100 family pilus-like protein; this translates as MDALKKHPLFAAILLASVVACVAQGWLIYTTRERAKRAAIQLEAKRQERDWLARQKPALSEENARAIEADVATATKRVAELRATLTGKAWLPTPPARPIDAYFTLATFTEKMRALAVNQQVGLRAEERFGFSTYANEGPESDLLGAVHRQRVVIQHLLETLFEARPTTLVAAVRERPLTDAQRAARRTAAANANGAEASSGSARSAGQLADFFEPDARLRLQAPGLAEGELYRVEFTGQTQALRAFLNSLSASPLPLFVRAVEVEPSAEVSAAAVAAATAPSAAPVPLVTQNFSKFAVVVECVDVLPVSSAPSS
- a CDS encoding type II secretory pathway, component PulD codes for the protein MPRRFLVLFAAVALLAGGGLIARQSDTKPDASETKIRLLSDALRARDSGNIAEARAKLEELAKLTPGDATVTRLLATLGQVAETKVMVSGGVVTPPNEAELLAAEEEKKLDQTLAAAHESVRVARGLATDQQFSAALDKLAQARRSLAENPATQATLTEIDVAGAEITRARDEHLAAVAAAAAKKPVTAAAPKSEPAQPETPAPEPAPTPRKAAKKVVVASAPAAEPVPDTEVQALVKRGRSQYLAGDPSAAAQTFARVLELEPGNADAENFMRRIAADTVDRNVDRTQTSAQLLNEVARAWQRPGVYKEPPPGAALGDGPSPLLEKLNKIVLPSVNFSGMELGRVMTTLSVVSEEFDQSGTAPKGVNIVLLDPTGANPVVNNINLRNLSLKRVLDLVTQSVGYQYEVQADAVIVRSGGEQTTLDTQFFPVSRSTVLRMTGRGGEVNGGGGSDPLAGGAKTAATSSSSNVEGEGQSIRNFLQLAGVSFEGTPGSTLAFDGSQLIVTQTGRNLERIRNILARYSDVRQVEIEAKFMEVQDGALEELGVNWNIGKKATQHSGASVTNYTTSNRSLESAFTNSVSTTQGQISRPSSPGVYRDNNANGVFDDGDTLISEPTDGINLPIQNGAPAIPGTNNLGKGANALAAITGILGEFNVNAVIRALSQRSGTELLSAPKLTVLSGNPATITVAQELRYPQSYGQVQSQVGTGSASGGGSAGVTITAGTPQEFTTRNIGVELKVTPTVEEDDYSISLDLNPKVTEFEGFVEYGGQSVAVSGSTTVTVPSGFYQPIFAVRELTTKVTIWDGATLVMGGLTREDTRKTNDKVPVIGNLPVLGRLFRSNGESAQKRNLLIFVTANLVSPGGSLKKQAVRGAPVGTIFQNPTIVTPAGAAGREAKK
- a CDS encoding 5'-3' exonuclease translates to MAKWLLLDGYNLAFRAFYGMPELTRADGFPTGALHGWVKSIWRLQDQEKPDFTLCFFDLGGAQDRLALHPEYKAHRKETPEPLERQIPVIKEITRAMGLVGIELDGVESDDLLASQAHVLAAAGHEVLIVSADKDFAQCVNERIKILLPPPTANPKLGWRVLDAAGVVEKFGVPPAKIAEYLAIVGDVSDNIPGIDGCGPKTATKWLEEHGSLEGLIAAATTLKPERFREQVAARAEDLRRNLKLTTLRTSSPMPWVEPGEPDTAKLLPLLESMEMRSTLAEAQKRYTGQQELF
- a CDS encoding response regulator transcription factor — its product is MCAAPRPLIVVVEDEKELCSLICQHLEDAGMQTQPYDRATPALRFLERNFANLLLLDLNLPDTTGFDLLSTLKQHDIHVPTIFLTGSAAEADKVKGLNMGGDDYVTKPFSYAELVARINAVLRRAESKTDFNLTKNVKTVDQPFEFLGAKVHPDRLEIEFPNNVAHKIGRKELGILAYLNTHRHVVITRKELIHSVWGIHADVRSRSLDQYIVKVRAAFAKNGLTLDSFKTVHGIGYIFEPPAA
- the pilM gene encoding pilus assembly protein PilM, with the protein product MRSSRVAVLDCGASHVAAGVFSRSGGRLRLEQFAWKAFSIASGREEEWHDALLGALGTVAIQLRYRGPVTVVLPGHLVLTKFIKTPRVDAAKREKVIRFEAQQNIPYAMSDVAWDHVVTGESDLDLDVMLCAAKLEAVDALCAAVESAGLQPRVLVPGVLALRAALDSRAATEPTLYANLGARSTTLLLVENRRVHARTLAMGGQHVTQQLVEIQDCDWADAEEWKTSGRNAAVVAPAVESFATRLGQEITRSAVHFKRQSGAASPTRIVLTGGAARAAGLPELLGARANVPVEIFDPLAAVEIQRAAADAGVADVALHLADLVCAAQQQLAGAAPTANLLPPRLRTREDTRRRQPWFAVAAVLVAAAFVAPLLYYREWETALRHKIVAVDAEIAPLRAREARNRANLEQLAALQEQVKALQGIAARRANWQQLFADLQDRFVKVEDVWLERVQLASGAADANAPLRIAVSGRMLDRTNPLANVSPDIYRRVTELLTSVVDSPYVSAVENERFDNRQPGILHFDVVLVAEPARPL